The Burkholderia mayonis DNA window GTCGTTCGTGCTTGCGGCTGAGCCGTTTTTATCGGCGGCGCGAATCGACGTTCATCGGACATGCACTTATCACGATTACCGTTGTTCGACGCAATTCCATCTTGCTGAAACCGTGATTTATCGTGATTCGGAAGCACGGGCGACAGACGCGTCGGCGTCGTGCTCGGATCGTGTGCCGTGTGCCGTGTGCGAAACATGCGTGGCAACGGGATGGAAGTGAATTCGCGACGACGCCTGCGCGTATGTACGCGTGCCGTCATGCGACGAGCGCGCCGGTCGATGCCGCTGTCGGTTGCTGGTGTGTCGCGCATCGCGCGCGAGCGAGCGCCGGTGCGCCGATTCGCGAAGCGGCACGGCCTGTCCCGGTGCGAGCATGACGCGACGCCGCGCGATCGGAATGTGCAATGGCAATCGATGCAGGTGAAGGGCGCGCGCTCACACGCGTATCGGCGCGCTGAGCGATGCGAATGCGCGCATCCGCGATCGCTCGCGCTTCGCCGGGCGGTGCGGCGAATCAGTCGGCGGGCAAGCCGCCTCGCTCACCGCGACGGGAGCCCGCGCTGTCGCGCGTCGCGCCCGCTAGCTACTCGCCGCCTTCGCGCCGCATCGCCCCCGCCCCCGCGGGCGCGATCCATCGCCCGATCACGCCGAGCGCGTCGTAGACCAGCACCGCGAGCAGCGCGACGATGAGACCGCCTTGCAGCACGAACGCGGTGTTCGACGTCTGCAATCCGGCGATGATCACGTCGCCGAGCCCCTTCGCCGCGACGGTCGAACCGATTGTCGCGGTGCCGAGATTGATGACGACCGCGAGCCGGATGCCGTTCAGGATCACCGGAAACGCGAGCGGCAACTCGATCCATACGAGCCGCTGCGGCGCGCTCATTCCCATCCCGCGCGCGGCGTCGACGGCATCGGCGGGCACGTCCTGCAGCCCCGCGATCGTGCTCTCGAAGATGGGCAGCAGCCCGTACAGGATCAGCGCGATCAGCACGGGCTTCACGCCGAAGCCGACCGCCGGCACCGCGAGCGCGAGCACTGCGACGGGCGGGAAAGTCTGCCCGATGTGCACGACGCTGCGCGCGACGGGCAGGAATTCCGCGCCCGCGCGCCGCGTGACGAAGATCCCGGCGGCGAGCGCAAACGCCGCGCCCGCCGCACTCGCCGTCGCGACGATCGCGAGATGCGCGAGCGTCAGATCGAAGAGGCTCGCGCGCGGGTAGATCGCGGGCGCGCCGTTGTCGGCGAATGGCGCGAAGAGGGGCTCGAGCCAGCCGGGCCGCGCGACCAGCACGGCGAGCGCCGCCAGCGCGGCGGCGCGGGCAAGCGCGACACCCGCCCGACGGCTCGCGGCGCCGATCGTCGCCTTCGTGCTCGCAGCGTTCATCGCGCGCGTCATGCCGGCTGCTTCGCTTGCGCGACGATCGCGGCGAGCGTGATGCGGGTCGTCACGGCGCCGTCGGCGCTCGACACGGGCAGCGCGGGGACGCCGCGCCACAGCAGCTCGGAGATCGCGTCGCGCAGCGTGAGCGCGCCCGAGATCGGCTCGCCCGGCGCGACGCCCGGCTCGGCGAGCGCGTCGACGCGCATGAGCGACAGCAGCCGCAGCGGCCTGTCGAGGCCCGCGACGAGCCGCTCGACGACGCCCGGCTGCGGCCGTCCGAGAATCTCGGCGGGCGAGCCCGCCTGCAGGATGCGCCCCGCGTCCATCACCGCGATCTGATCGCCGAGCCGCAGCGCCTCGTCGATATCGTGCGTGACGATCACGATCGTGATCCTGAGCCGACGCTGCAGCGCGACGAGATCGTCCTGCGCCTTGCCGCGGATGATCGGATCGAGCGCGCCGAACGGCTCGTCCATCAGCAGGATCGCCGGCTCGGCCGCGAGTGCGCGCGCGACGCCGACGCGCTGCTGCTGGCCGCCCGACAGTTGATGCGGCAGCTTGCGCGCGTACGTCGCGTAATCGAGCTCGAACAGCTCGAGCAACTCGCGCACCCGCGCGTCGATGCGCGCCGCGCGCCAGCCGAGGAGGCGCGGCACCGTCGCGATGTTGCGCGCGACCGTCCAGTGCGGAAAGAGGCCGTGCCCCTGGATCACGTAGCCGATCCCGCGCCGCAGCGTCTCGGCGGGCACGCTCGCGGTGTCGACGCCGTCGACGCGAATCGTCCCGCTCGTCGGCGCGATCAGCCGGTTGATCATCCGCAACAGCGTCGACTTGCCGCTGCCCGATGCGCCGACGAGCGCCGTCACCGTGCCGCGCTCGACCGTGAGCGACACGTCGTCGACCGCGACGACGGGAGGAAGTCCCGGTGGGACGAGATCGCCGAAATGCCGGCTCACGCGTTCGATCTCGATCATCGGCGCGCTCCTTTCGCGATCTCGGTCGCGGCCTCGAACAGCACAGCGGTGACGAGCGCGAACGCGATCGTCGGCAGCGCGCCGAGCAGCACCAGGTCGGTCGCCGACTGCCCGATTCCCTGGAAGATGAACGTGCCGAAACCGCCGCCGCCGATCAGCGCGGCGACCGCGGCGAGGCCGATGTTCTGCACGAGCACGATGCGCACGCCGGACAGCACGACAGGCAGCGCGAGCGGCAACTCGACCGCGACGAGCCGCTCGCGGCCCGTCATCCCCATCGCCTGCGCGGCCTCGATGACGGCGGCCGGCACCTGCGCGAAGCCGACGACGACGCTCGACACGATCGGCAGCAGCGCATACAGGAAGAGGGCAATCAGCGCGGGCGCGACGCCGATCCCGCTCACGCCGATCGCGGCGGCGAGCGGCACGCGCGCGGCGAGGATCGCGAGGGGCGCCATCAGCAGGCCGTACAGCGCGATGCTCGGGATCGTCTGCACGACGTTCAGGAGCGGCATCACCGCGCCGCGCAGCGCGGCCGAGCGCGTGCAGCCGATGCCGAGCGGCACGCCGGCCGCGGCCGCCGCGGCGACCGAGGCGGTGACGAGCGCAAGATGGCGGATCGCCTCGTTGCGGAACGTGTCGGCGCGCACCGCATATTCCTGCATCACCGACAAGCCGTCCCAGAAGCCGCCGTGAACGAATGCCGCGAGCGCCGCGACCGCGGCGGCGAGCGCGGCGAGACGAGCGCCAGGCGCGAGCGCGACGCGGGCGAGCGCATCGGCGATCAGCACCGCGAACGCGAACAGCAGCAGCCACGCGCCGGACGCGGGCGACACGCGCGCGAGCGGCGTGTCGGGCGTGACGAGGTGCGCGGGCGCGGCGCCGACGGCGATGCACAGCGCGACGACGAGCGCGGCGCCGACCGCAGCGCGCAAAGCGGCGCGGCTGCGGACGAGCGCGAACAGCGCGCCAGCCGCCCACAGCGCGGCGAGCGCATGCGCGTGCAGCGCGGGAAACACCGCGTCGAGCGCAAGCCCCGATCCGCCCGCGATCCGGTTCGCGCGCAGCGTGACGAATGGCTCGAAAAATGCCGCGTACGCGACGAGCGCGGCGATCAGCACGCCGACCTTGTCGACGCGCGCGATCCACGCCGGCGCTGCGTCCGGGCGCGGCGCGGGGACGGGCGCGCGAGCCCCGCCCGCCGTGCGCGCCGTCATTTGACGAAGCCCTTCGCTTTCAGATAGCTCGCCGCGACGCTCGCGGCCGGCTCGCCGTTGATCTGGATTCGCGCGTTGAGCGTCTGCAGCGTCTTCAGATCGAGGCTCGCGAACACGGGTTTCAGGTAATCGGCGATCTGCGGATGCGCTTTCAGCACCGCCTCGCGGACGATCGGCGTCGGCGCGTAGACGGGCTGCACGTGCTTGTCGTCGTCGAGGACCGTAAGCCCCGTCGCCGCGATGCCGCCGTCGGTGCCGTAGACCATCGCGGCGTTCACGCCGTCCGTCTGCTGCGCGGCGGCCTTGATCGTCGCGGCGGTGTCGCCGCCCGACAGCACGAGCATCTGCTCCGGCTTCAGCTTGAAGCCGTACGCCTTCTCGAACGACGGCAGTGCGGACGCGCTGTTGACGAACTCGGCCGATGCGGCGAGCTTCACCTTGCCGCCCGCGCCGACCCACTTGCCGAAGTCGCTGAACGTCTTCAGGTGCTGCGATTGCGCGACCGAGCTCAGCACCGCGACGCCCCACGTATTGTTCGCGGGCGCGGGCGCGAGCCAGATGATCCGGTTCGCCGAGTAGTCGAGCTGCTTCGCGAGCGCGTAGCCTTGCGCGGCGTTCTTCCACGCGGGATCGTCGGCCTTGTTGAAGAAGAATGCGGCGTTGCCGGTATATTCCGGATAGATGTCGATTTCGCCCGTCGTCAGCGCCCGTCGGACGATCGGCGTCGCGCCGAGCCCGATCTTGTCGACGACGGCGATGCCGTGCGCCTTCAGCACCTGCGCGATCACGTTGCCGAGCAGGTTGCCTTCGGTGTCGATCTTCGACGCGACGGTCACCGCGTCGGCGGCGTGCGCGCCGGGCGCGGCGGAAACAAGCGAGACGGCCACCGCGGCGGCGGCCGCGCGCAGGGTGCGGCTGAAACGGGGAATCTTCATCGAGGCTGGCACTCCTGTCGGACAGCGGAGGAACGGATGCGATGGCGTCCGTGCGCCCGGCCGACGGGATTCGGCCGGGGGCGAAGCGGGGGCCGATCACAAGCGGCAGGGGTTCAAGGTACTTGAGCAGGCGCGCTTTGGCAAACGAGCGCGCATTCAGCGAGCATTCAGGCGCAGCGTAAACGATCGTTTTGGACTGCGCATTTCCGTACCGCGGCGATACAATGCAACGGACGAGGCAGCATTCCGAACGGATATTGCACTGCACCGTCATTCGTCGCTTTGAGCCGCTTTTCCGCCGATTGCCGTCTACGTCAAGGAGCGTCCATCGTGAGCAGCGATCCCAACACGGCGCCACCGTCCGCGTCGCAGAACGTCTACGACGACGCATCGTTCTTCGAAGGCTACCGTACGCTTCGGCAAGGCGACACCGGCCTGAACGGCGCACTCGAATTCCCCGCACTCAAGCGCCTCTTGCCCGATCTCGCGGGCCTGCACGTGCTCGACCTCGGCTGCGGCTTCGGCGATTTCGCCCGCTACGCGCGTGCGCACGGCGCCGTGTCGGTGACGGCCGTCGACGTGTCGTCGCGGATGCTCGACGAGGCGCGCGCCCGCACCGAAGACGGCGCGATCACCTATCTGCAGCGGTCGATCGAGACCTATCACGCGGCGACGCGCGCGTTCGATCTCGTCGTGTCGTCGCTCGCGCTGCACTACGTCGAGGAT harbors:
- a CDS encoding ABC transporter permease, producing MTRAMNAASTKATIGAASRRAGVALARAAALAALAVLVARPGWLEPLFAPFADNGAPAIYPRASLFDLTLAHLAIVATASAAGAAFALAAGIFVTRRAGAEFLPVARSVVHIGQTFPPVAVLALAVPAVGFGVKPVLIALILYGLLPIFESTIAGLQDVPADAVDAARGMGMSAPQRLVWIELPLAFPVILNGIRLAVVINLGTATIGSTVAAKGLGDVIIAGLQTSNTAFVLQGGLIVALLAVLVYDALGVIGRWIAPAGAGAMRREGGE
- a CDS encoding ABC transporter ATP-binding protein, with amino-acid sequence MIEIERVSRHFGDLVPPGLPPVVAVDDVSLTVERGTVTALVGASGSGKSTLLRMINRLIAPTSGTIRVDGVDTASVPAETLRRGIGYVIQGHGLFPHWTVARNIATVPRLLGWRAARIDARVRELLELFELDYATYARKLPHQLSGGQQQRVGVARALAAEPAILLMDEPFGALDPIIRGKAQDDLVALQRRLRITIVIVTHDIDEALRLGDQIAVMDAGRILQAGSPAEILGRPQPGVVERLVAGLDRPLRLLSLMRVDALAEPGVAPGEPISGALTLRDAISELLWRGVPALPVSSADGAVTTRITLAAIVAQAKQPA
- a CDS encoding class I SAM-dependent methyltransferase, which codes for MSSDPNTAPPSASQNVYDDASFFEGYRTLRQGDTGLNGALEFPALKRLLPDLAGLHVLDLGCGFGDFARYARAHGAVSVTAVDVSSRMLDEARARTEDGAITYLQRSIETYHAATRAFDLVVSSLALHYVEDYAGVVARIYDSLRSNGRFVFSVEHPICTAYPAGWVRDEDGHKQHWPVDRYRQEGRRDTRWFVDGVAKYHRTVETYVNTLLKAGFTLTHLGEPAPIPDALAVRPDLEADCRRPPVLFLAATRAAS
- a CDS encoding ABC transporter substrate-binding protein gives rise to the protein MKIPRFSRTLRAAAAAVAVSLVSAAPGAHAADAVTVASKIDTEGNLLGNVIAQVLKAHGIAVVDKIGLGATPIVRRALTTGEIDIYPEYTGNAAFFFNKADDPAWKNAAQGYALAKQLDYSANRIIWLAPAPANNTWGVAVLSSVAQSQHLKTFSDFGKWVGAGGKVKLAASAEFVNSASALPSFEKAYGFKLKPEQMLVLSGGDTAATIKAAAQQTDGVNAAMVYGTDGGIAATGLTVLDDDKHVQPVYAPTPIVREAVLKAHPQIADYLKPVFASLDLKTLQTLNARIQINGEPAASVAASYLKAKGFVK
- a CDS encoding ABC transporter permease, with the protein product MTARTAGGARAPVPAPRPDAAPAWIARVDKVGVLIAALVAYAAFFEPFVTLRANRIAGGSGLALDAVFPALHAHALAALWAAGALFALVRSRAALRAAVGAALVVALCIAVGAAPAHLVTPDTPLARVSPASGAWLLLFAFAVLIADALARVALAPGARLAALAAAVAALAAFVHGGFWDGLSVMQEYAVRADTFRNEAIRHLALVTASVAAAAAAGVPLGIGCTRSAALRGAVMPLLNVVQTIPSIALYGLLMAPLAILAARVPLAAAIGVSGIGVAPALIALFLYALLPIVSSVVVGFAQVPAAVIEAAQAMGMTGRERLVAVELPLALPVVLSGVRIVLVQNIGLAAVAALIGGGGFGTFIFQGIGQSATDLVLLGALPTIAFALVTAVLFEAATEIAKGARR